In Natronococcus occultus SP4, the following proteins share a genomic window:
- a CDS encoding DUF7512 family protein translates to MIESAGLPPLARATALVGVVFLQAVALYVGYGLLERVASPAIERVTNAST, encoded by the coding sequence ATGATCGAGTCCGCCGGACTCCCGCCGCTCGCACGGGCGACTGCGCTCGTCGGCGTCGTCTTCCTGCAGGCGGTTGCTCTCTACGTCGGCTACGGGCTCCTCGAACGGGTCGCATCGCCGGCGATCGAGCGAGTCACGAACGCGAGCACGTAA
- a CDS encoding universal stress protein has product MKAVLATDLSAASEATIRNETCLDCLGRIGIEEFHLVTVVPSNVHGGMPGIDFEKRRTNAIRRYSRVIEDAGFDVETHVVRGTPHRRIIGIAGTIGANLTIVGSRGKSPLENRVVGSTARNLARTTETPLLVNRIERGVDDPDVVRQHLFQRMLYATDFSENAERAFESFAYLRHATREATLVHVATPKDPDQESDPERRLGKLATRLEDWGIDAETVVRRGDPAEEILATEAEVNPTTVLVGSRGHSRLRRLLLGSVSEDLVGRATGNVMLVPPA; this is encoded by the coding sequence ATGAAAGCGGTACTCGCGACGGATCTCTCGGCGGCCAGCGAGGCGACGATCCGCAACGAAACCTGTCTCGACTGTCTCGGACGGATCGGAATCGAGGAGTTTCACCTCGTGACGGTCGTCCCCTCGAACGTCCACGGGGGGATGCCCGGTATCGACTTCGAGAAGCGCCGGACGAACGCGATCCGACGGTACAGTCGGGTGATCGAGGACGCCGGATTCGACGTCGAAACCCACGTCGTTCGTGGCACGCCCCACCGACGGATTATCGGTATCGCCGGGACGATCGGGGCGAATCTCACGATCGTTGGCTCCCGCGGAAAGAGTCCGCTCGAGAACCGCGTCGTCGGGTCGACGGCGCGCAACCTCGCACGCACGACCGAGACGCCACTGCTGGTCAACCGGATCGAGCGCGGCGTCGACGATCCCGATGTCGTCAGACAGCACCTCTTCCAGCGGATGCTGTACGCGACCGACTTCTCCGAGAACGCCGAGCGGGCCTTCGAGTCGTTTGCCTACCTGCGACACGCCACCCGAGAGGCGACGCTCGTCCACGTCGCCACGCCGAAAGACCCCGATCAGGAGAGCGATCCCGAACGGCGACTGGGCAAACTGGCGACCCGGCTCGAGGACTGGGGGATCGACGCCGAGACCGTCGTCAGGCGGGGCGACCCCGCCGAGGAGATCCTCGCCACGGAAGCCGAAGTAAACCCGACGACGGTACTGGTCGGCTCGCGCGGTCACAGCCGGCTCCGACGGCTCCTGCTGGGCAGCGTCTCCGAGGACCTCGTCGGTCGTGCGACCGGAAACGTCATGCTGGTCCCGCCGGCGTGA
- a CDS encoding glycosyltransferase family 2 protein: MLELTLLIVLVVSVLALVHSYFLYPPALALLARLTPTPRTSTPDTLPSVALVVAAYNEEEIIAEKIENSLELDYPADRLSIIVFSDASSDRTDEIVRSYADEGVELVRIEGRVGKTECQNRVADAVDEEIIVFSDANSMYEPDAIRELVSSFGPDVGCVVGELTYRDSSDVDGESIYWRYESLLKRLESAVGSSVTGNGAIYAVRSSSYVPLRRDAISDFAEPLAIVKNGERVTYTADAVAWENTEESVDDELDRRSRIVTRSWHTVANNAELLNPARYPLFSFQLLSHKVLRWLSPVFLATALLSTIGLVVLSANPLSLAALAAQLAFYGLALVGAVLDRTAVSPPTIVHVPHFFLVANYGMLVGLRNFLRRENIVTWNTTSRESDHEPES; the protein is encoded by the coding sequence ATGCTCGAACTCACGCTCCTGATCGTCCTCGTCGTCTCGGTTCTGGCGCTTGTCCACTCGTATTTCCTCTACCCGCCGGCGCTCGCGTTGCTGGCGCGGTTGACCCCGACGCCGAGGACGTCCACCCCCGACACCCTGCCCTCGGTCGCACTCGTCGTCGCGGCGTACAACGAGGAGGAGATCATCGCCGAAAAGATCGAGAACAGCCTCGAACTCGACTACCCCGCGGATCGACTGTCGATCATCGTCTTCTCGGACGCGTCCTCGGACCGGACCGACGAGATCGTCCGTTCGTACGCCGACGAGGGGGTCGAACTCGTCCGGATCGAGGGGCGAGTCGGCAAGACCGAGTGCCAGAACCGGGTCGCCGACGCCGTCGACGAGGAGATCATCGTCTTCTCGGACGCAAACAGCATGTACGAGCCGGACGCGATCCGCGAGCTGGTGTCGTCGTTCGGCCCGGACGTGGGCTGTGTCGTCGGCGAACTCACGTACCGCGACTCGAGCGACGTCGACGGCGAGTCGATCTACTGGCGCTACGAGTCGCTGCTCAAGCGCCTCGAGTCGGCCGTCGGCTCGTCGGTGACGGGCAACGGCGCGATCTACGCGGTCCGGAGCTCGTCGTACGTTCCGCTTCGCCGGGACGCGATCAGCGACTTCGCGGAGCCGCTGGCGATCGTCAAGAACGGCGAGCGGGTGACCTACACCGCTGACGCGGTCGCCTGGGAGAACACCGAAGAGAGCGTCGACGACGAACTCGACCGCCGCAGCCGAATCGTCACCCGGTCGTGGCACACCGTCGCGAACAACGCCGAACTGTTGAACCCCGCCCGGTATCCGCTGTTCTCGTTTCAACTGCTCTCACACAAGGTGCTCCGGTGGCTCTCGCCGGTGTTTCTCGCAACCGCCTTGCTCTCGACGATCGGGCTCGTCGTCCTCTCCGCGAACCCCCTCTCGCTGGCGGCACTGGCCGCCCAGCTCGCGTTCTACGGGCTCGCACTCGTCGGCGCCGTCCTCGATCGAACCGCGGTCTCGCCGCCGACGATCGTCCACGTCCCCCACTTCTTCCTCGTCGCGAACTACGGTATGCTCGTCGGCCTCCGGAACTTCCTCCGGCGGGAGAACATCGTCACCTGGAACACGACCTCGCGAGAATCCGATCACGAGCCAGAGTCATGA
- a CDS encoding glycosyltransferase, giving the protein MTHVVHISSVHYPFDPRIFHKQLQALSDAGYRTTLLVHHEDSTERDGVTVRSVGDVESRLERWRNLPTLFREARAEDADVYHVHDPELLPIGVLLSLTTDASVVYDVHEDYADAIRVREWIPEPVKPVLQRVFPTVQAALTRPLELVVTADDSTRAQLEGHTSTPVETVRNLPTVAGIETDRVDVERSHEHVLAYVGGLDRERGLLTMLQVTARLRERGLDVGLWLLGPFQDGAIERTAREFMDREGIAEHVRLFGYVDYDEIFSYLSAADVGLLLVDEERFARNVPTKFFEYLYCELPVVMTEVPSLEPYADDDYCVAVPEDDLDRTVEELAGLLEAPETRVRMGEAGREAVASEYSWEIERDRLLAAYAQLTDRR; this is encoded by the coding sequence ATGACCCACGTCGTCCACATCTCTTCGGTCCACTACCCGTTCGATCCGCGCATCTTCCACAAGCAACTGCAGGCGCTGTCCGACGCCGGCTACCGGACGACGCTGCTGGTCCACCACGAGGACTCGACCGAGCGCGACGGCGTCACCGTACGCTCGGTCGGCGACGTCGAGAGTCGCCTCGAGCGCTGGCGGAACCTCCCGACGCTGTTCCGGGAAGCTCGGGCCGAGGACGCCGACGTCTACCACGTCCACGATCCGGAGCTGTTGCCGATCGGGGTCTTGCTGTCGCTGACGACCGACGCGAGTGTCGTCTACGACGTCCACGAGGACTACGCGGACGCGATCCGGGTCCGCGAGTGGATCCCCGAACCCGTCAAGCCCGTTCTGCAGCGGGTGTTTCCAACCGTTCAGGCGGCGCTAACCCGACCGCTGGAGCTGGTCGTGACCGCCGACGACTCGACCCGGGCACAGCTCGAGGGACACACGAGCACGCCCGTCGAAACGGTGCGGAACCTGCCGACGGTCGCGGGGATCGAGACCGACCGCGTCGACGTCGAGCGCTCCCACGAGCACGTACTGGCCTACGTCGGCGGCCTCGACCGGGAACGGGGCCTGTTGACCATGCTCCAGGTAACCGCCCGGCTCCGGGAGCGAGGACTCGACGTCGGGCTCTGGCTGCTCGGCCCGTTCCAGGACGGGGCGATCGAGCGCACGGCCCGCGAGTTCATGGACCGGGAGGGGATCGCCGAACACGTCCGGCTGTTCGGCTACGTCGACTACGACGAGATCTTCTCCTATCTCTCGGCGGCCGACGTCGGCCTGCTGTTGGTCGACGAGGAGCGGTTCGCACGCAACGTGCCGACGAAGTTCTTCGAGTACCTCTACTGTGAGCTTCCCGTCGTGATGACCGAGGTGCCGTCGCTCGAGCCCTACGCGGACGACGACTACTGTGTTGCGGTGCCCGAGGACGATCTCGATCGGACCGTCGAGGAGCTTGCAGGGCTGCTCGAGGCGCCCGAGACCAGAGTCCGGATGGGCGAGGCCGGCCGCGAGGCGGTCGCCTCGGAGTACAGCTGGGAGATCGAACGGGACCGACTGCTGGCCGCGTACGCACAGCTCACCGACCGCCGATGA
- a CDS encoding glycosyltransferase family 2 protein gives MTTVSVITPTYNRAETLPRAIESVLGQRHEEFEHVIVDDGSTDDTPSVVEGYDDDRIEYVRLEGNNGANVARNEGIRTSSGEYVAFLDSDDEYYPGKLEACVDALESLPERYGGVFHGYDIYRGETYLGPEATDDGRVTLSDLGEANVPGSFITTAFRREVFEDVGLLDEAMASSQDYEFYLRVAREYDLYGLGTVLAKHYRQDDSISLDLDARRTGKAQLVERHGDVLTARRHAHHHYLLGLTHAKRDELGPARRELARAIRLDPTNPFPYVHLATCVTPTTFALGMSAKRRVKRLLGQ, from the coding sequence ATGACCACCGTTTCAGTTATCACACCCACGTACAACCGGGCGGAGACGCTTCCGCGAGCGATCGAGAGCGTCCTCGGACAGCGCCACGAGGAGTTCGAACACGTGATCGTCGACGACGGCTCGACCGACGACACTCCGTCGGTCGTCGAGGGCTACGACGACGACCGCATCGAGTACGTCCGCCTCGAGGGCAACAACGGGGCGAACGTCGCCCGAAACGAGGGGATCCGGACGTCCTCGGGAGAGTACGTCGCGTTTCTCGACTCCGACGACGAGTACTACCCGGGCAAGCTCGAAGCCTGCGTCGACGCTCTCGAGTCGCTGCCCGAGCGTTACGGCGGGGTCTTCCACGGCTACGACATCTATCGGGGCGAGACCTACCTCGGCCCGGAGGCGACCGACGACGGCCGCGTGACCCTCTCGGATCTCGGCGAGGCCAACGTCCCGGGCAGCTTCATCACGACGGCGTTCAGACGCGAGGTCTTCGAGGACGTCGGTCTCCTCGACGAGGCGATGGCCTCCTCCCAGGACTACGAGTTCTACCTGCGGGTCGCCCGGGAGTACGATCTCTACGGACTCGGCACGGTGCTTGCGAAACACTACCGACAGGACGACTCGATCTCGCTGGATCTGGACGCGCGACGCACGGGGAAGGCCCAGCTCGTCGAGCGCCACGGCGACGTGTTGACCGCTCGGCGCCACGCCCACCACCACTACCTCCTCGGGCTGACCCACGCGAAACGCGACGAACTGGGGCCAGCACGCCGGGAGCTCGCCAGGGCGATCCGACTCGATCCGACGAACCCGTTTCCGTACGTCCACCTGGCGACCTGCGTGACGCCGACGACGTTCGCGCTCGGCATGTCGGCAAAACGACGGGTAAAACGCCTCCTCGGCCAGTGA
- a CDS encoding O-antigen ligase family protein, producing MVDQPKRLDAAVAICYVAFVFSGVYKSAWYLQWSPIDLTVLFGAATVGVSGLLVARDRIALTRPSLLVPALFGLFAGYAVLSGLWSPSTEYFLSKSLRLVGVTGLALGLGAIVIATSVRRLRYAGFATAGVALLTALEMLSQYYQAGGGEPSPFGTNYLITGRAIGLGLLLAVGYLVLSREDRTLTATAAVGAVVMGYALLISGARGPTVAVVGSIALLVAAGIVLGTLPNGRLALAGYSVAGVASLIALVTVARQLRAIQRLLALVDGPGRSLGLRFGYWTNTLDALHPGMLVLGEGFGAWPVLIDPGSDTRYYPHNMLFEILFELGIVGLVLVGALFGYVVLHAAHDWLAHPEPTHVVLGILLVYMLVNAMVTGDLNDDRYLFAIVGVMAYGVGSRRLGTVRDVLENRTT from the coding sequence ATGGTCGACCAGCCGAAACGGCTCGATGCCGCCGTTGCGATCTGTTACGTCGCGTTCGTCTTCTCTGGCGTCTATAAGAGCGCCTGGTACCTCCAGTGGAGTCCGATCGATCTGACGGTGCTGTTTGGCGCGGCGACGGTCGGCGTCTCGGGCCTGCTGGTCGCACGCGATCGGATCGCGCTCACCCGCCCGTCGCTGCTCGTTCCCGCCCTGTTCGGCCTCTTTGCCGGCTACGCCGTCCTTTCGGGGCTCTGGTCGCCGAGTACGGAGTACTTCCTCTCGAAGTCGCTTCGGCTGGTCGGCGTTACCGGGCTGGCGCTCGGGCTCGGCGCGATCGTGATCGCGACGTCGGTCCGACGGCTGCGGTACGCTGGCTTCGCAACCGCGGGGGTCGCACTGCTCACCGCCCTCGAGATGCTCTCCCAGTACTACCAGGCCGGCGGAGGCGAACCCTCCCCGTTCGGCACGAACTACCTCATCACGGGCCGGGCGATCGGCCTGGGGCTGTTGCTGGCGGTCGGCTACCTCGTGCTCTCCCGCGAGGACCGAACCCTCACCGCCACAGCGGCCGTCGGGGCGGTCGTGATGGGGTACGCCCTGTTGATCAGCGGCGCTCGCGGACCCACGGTCGCCGTCGTGGGCTCGATCGCGTTGCTCGTCGCGGCCGGGATCGTTCTCGGAACGTTGCCAAACGGCAGGCTCGCACTGGCTGGATACAGCGTCGCCGGCGTCGCGTCGCTGATCGCCCTCGTTACCGTCGCCAGACAACTGCGTGCCATACAGCGGCTTCTCGCCCTCGTCGACGGCCCGGGACGGTCGCTCGGCCTTCGCTTTGGCTACTGGACGAATACGCTCGACGCTCTCCACCCGGGGATGCTCGTCCTCGGAGAGGGGTTCGGCGCCTGGCCGGTGTTGATCGACCCCGGATCCGACACCCGCTACTATCCCCACAATATGCTCTTCGAGATCCTGTTCGAACTCGGTATCGTCGGACTCGTTCTCGTCGGAGCCCTGTTCGGGTACGTCGTCCTCCACGCCGCTCATGACTGGCTCGCACACCCGGAGCCGACCCACGTCGTCCTCGGGATCCTGCTCGTTTACATGCTGGTCAACGCGATGGTCACCGGCGACCTGAACGACGACCGCTACCTGTTCGCGATCGTCGGCGTGATGGCCTACGGGGTCGGCAGTCGACGGCTCGGTACCGTCCGGGACGTCCTCGAGAACCGAACCACCTAA
- a CDS encoding O-antigen ligase family protein, whose protein sequence is MSTAERDPTTALAERIGGERIGHGVIYGLVALYLLLVVVAHTTGAVLAWQLSVAAVVLGAILGIRLAVNAVRERRPRQAAIRSALGVVVAVAIVGLLYQTSSPGFGPGSSRVLAIVLAVALVLAYVLVVSDVRQFTAVQWVAVGCFAVLTALYLAHTLAFVPSSTQSRWPVWAAVVMGTSLVVIPRLLPERVFLWFLSGLAAVVVVLGLPTYLVGDYTLWLFDVGRYTASSPSVPGFDPDILTLQSIFPNPNGLGLLSFAGFVAAVVETHRLAVARRPLGASAASVLAVVCGLGLFLSNARAAMLAAAVATAIYGAFAVGGRDAVPIAVGASVLAVVGVLGAMAAGAVGISASGRFELWAASLHAVQDGPLLFGHGSGPASTVIEPYLPGEGAPTPHNSYLTVLVQTGLVGALAYIGLVSGSVAAATLDYSRIDIGMLALAVGWAIHQFFESYTLFDWSVGAVLATVAIGYLLFGERTEPPR, encoded by the coding sequence GTGAGTACCGCTGAACGGGATCCGACGACGGCACTCGCCGAACGGATCGGCGGCGAACGTATCGGACACGGCGTGATCTACGGACTGGTCGCCCTCTATCTGCTCCTCGTCGTCGTCGCCCACACGACTGGGGCCGTCCTGGCGTGGCAGCTCTCCGTCGCCGCGGTCGTCCTCGGAGCGATCCTCGGGATCCGCCTCGCCGTCAACGCCGTCCGGGAGCGTCGTCCCCGACAGGCCGCGATCCGTTCGGCCCTCGGCGTCGTCGTTGCCGTTGCCATCGTCGGGCTGCTCTATCAGACCAGCTCGCCGGGGTTCGGACCGGGTTCGAGCCGCGTCCTCGCGATCGTTCTCGCGGTCGCACTCGTCCTCGCGTACGTTCTGGTCGTCAGCGACGTCAGGCAGTTTACCGCCGTCCAGTGGGTCGCGGTCGGCTGTTTTGCGGTGCTGACGGCGCTGTATCTCGCCCACACCCTCGCGTTCGTCCCCTCGAGTACGCAGTCGCGCTGGCCCGTCTGGGCCGCTGTGGTGATGGGGACCAGCCTCGTCGTGATCCCCCGGCTCCTTCCCGAGCGCGTGTTTCTTTGGTTCCTGTCCGGACTCGCCGCGGTCGTCGTGGTGCTTGGCCTCCCGACCTATCTCGTCGGCGACTACACGCTGTGGCTCTTCGACGTCGGCCGGTACACCGCGTCCTCGCCGAGCGTTCCGGGGTTCGATCCGGACATCCTGACGCTCCAGTCGATCTTCCCGAACCCGAACGGGCTCGGGCTGCTGTCGTTTGCCGGGTTCGTCGCCGCGGTCGTCGAGACACACCGACTGGCCGTCGCCCGACGACCGCTCGGCGCGAGCGCGGCCAGCGTCCTCGCGGTCGTCTGCGGGCTCGGTCTCTTCCTCTCGAACGCCCGCGCGGCGATGCTGGCCGCCGCGGTCGCCACCGCCATCTATGGCGCCTTCGCGGTCGGCGGGCGCGACGCCGTTCCGATCGCGGTCGGCGCGTCCGTCCTCGCGGTTGTCGGCGTCCTCGGGGCGATGGCCGCCGGCGCCGTCGGCATCTCCGCGTCCGGGCGCTTCGAGCTGTGGGCTGCGAGCCTCCACGCCGTCCAGGACGGCCCGCTGTTGTTCGGCCACGGCAGCGGTCCGGCCAGTACCGTCATCGAACCCTATCTTCCCGGTGAGGGGGCGCCGACGCCGCACAATTCCTATCTCACGGTGCTCGTCCAGACCGGTCTCGTGGGTGCGCTCGCCTACATCGGGCTCGTCTCCGGAAGCGTCGCGGCCGCGACGCTGGACTACTCACGGATCGACATCGGAATGCTCGCGCTCGCCGTCGGCTGGGCGATCCACCAGTTCTTCGAGTCCTACACGCTGTTCGACTGGTCGGTCGGCGCGGTGCTCGCGACCGTCGCGATCGGCTACCTGCTGTTCGGAGAACGGACGGAGCCGCCCCGATAG
- the aglF gene encoding UTP--glucose-1-phosphate uridylyltransferase AglF encodes MQAVVLAAGEGTRLRPLTEDKPKGLVEVDEKPIITHCLDRLVELGASEFVIVVGYLKEKIIDHYGDEYRGVPITYAHQREQKGLAHALLCVEEHINDDFMLILGDNIFEANLEDVVRRQQEERADAAFLVEEVPWDEASRYGVCDTNAYGEITDVVEKPDDPPSNLVMTGFYTFTPAIFHACHLVQPSDRGEYEISDAVDLLIQSGRTIDAIGLDGWRIDVGYPEDRDRAEERLQEKVPAEAGSN; translated from the coding sequence ATGCAAGCCGTCGTACTCGCGGCCGGAGAGGGGACGCGACTCCGTCCGCTAACCGAGGACAAGCCGAAGGGACTCGTCGAGGTCGACGAGAAACCGATCATCACCCACTGTCTCGATCGTCTCGTCGAGCTTGGCGCAAGCGAGTTCGTCATCGTGGTCGGCTACCTCAAGGAGAAGATCATCGACCACTACGGCGACGAGTACCGCGGGGTGCCGATCACCTACGCCCACCAGCGCGAGCAGAAGGGGCTCGCCCACGCCTTGCTGTGTGTAGAGGAACATATCAACGACGACTTCATGCTGATTCTGGGCGACAACATCTTCGAGGCGAACCTCGAGGACGTCGTTCGCCGTCAGCAAGAGGAGCGCGCGGACGCGGCCTTCCTCGTCGAGGAAGTCCCCTGGGACGAGGCCTCCAGATACGGCGTCTGCGATACGAACGCCTACGGCGAGATTACCGACGTCGTCGAGAAGCCCGACGACCCGCCCTCGAACCTCGTGATGACCGGGTTCTACACGTTCACGCCCGCGATCTTCCACGCCTGTCATCTCGTCCAGCCCTCCGATCGGGGCGAGTACGAGATCAGCGACGCGGTCGACTTGCTTATCCAGTCGGGGCGGACGATCGACGCGATCGGCCTCGACGGGTGGCGGATCGACGTCGGCTACCCCGAGGACCGCGACCGGGCCGAGGAGCGTCTTCAGGAGAAGGTTCCGGCCGAAGCGGGCTCGAACTGA
- a CDS encoding ABC transporter ATP-binding protein, with protein sequence MSADDAEHISRRDKLDALLDVARFSPKFTTLIVGLGLLAAVLEGIGLSFILPIIEIVQTDDPAAEADGLMEAFVLVYETLGIPFTLGFVVTGVAAVMTVRYTASFLVGWFREALRTYYIRDLQVRAFDNALDAEVKYFDEEGSDDILNAIVTQTYYAGRVIRRVIKVLEQLFLSLAYLVIALVMAPTLTLIAIAILGGLTVLLRGVLEGGYDLGDEVADANERRQEAAQAGTQGIRDVRIFGLANELRGNFLSAVDQYTTARIKLRRNEAAINNFYNLGVAVSVFVLIYLALTFADLSIGALGVFLFAMMQLGPKVSALNEYYYKVENDLPHLVRTQQFIDDLEGREEVNEPTRAVPDAVDHVEFDDVEFSYDGDERVLDGISFEVENGEFVAFVGQSGAGKSTIVSLLARLYEIDRGEIRANGVPIAEMDVDEWRDRISIVRQDPFIFNDTLRYNLTIGNRDVSRAEIDRACSIAKVDEFIDELPNGYDTVLGDDGTRLSGGQKQRVSLARALLEDTELLILDEATSDLDSSLEQEVQAAIEGMDRDYAMIAIAHRLSTVENADRIYTLSDGEVVEAGRHGELIDRDGQYAELYSIQSQR encoded by the coding sequence ATGTCTGCTGACGATGCCGAGCATATCTCTCGGCGTGACAAACTCGACGCACTGTTAGACGTCGCTCGGTTCAGTCCGAAGTTTACGACCCTGATCGTCGGTCTCGGGTTGCTCGCCGCGGTTCTCGAGGGGATCGGGCTGAGCTTCATTCTCCCGATCATCGAGATCGTCCAGACCGACGATCCGGCCGCGGAGGCCGACGGGCTGATGGAGGCGTTCGTCCTCGTCTACGAGACGCTCGGCATCCCGTTCACCCTCGGGTTCGTGGTGACCGGCGTCGCGGCCGTGATGACCGTTCGCTACACCGCGAGCTTCCTGGTCGGCTGGTTCCGCGAGGCACTGCGGACCTACTACATCCGGGATCTGCAGGTGCGGGCGTTCGACAACGCCCTCGACGCGGAGGTCAAGTACTTCGACGAGGAGGGTTCCGACGACATTCTCAACGCGATCGTCACCCAGACCTACTACGCGGGACGGGTGATCCGGCGTGTGATCAAGGTCCTCGAGCAGCTGTTTCTCTCGCTTGCCTACCTCGTTATCGCGCTGGTGATGGCGCCGACGCTGACACTGATCGCAATCGCCATCCTCGGCGGGCTGACGGTGCTGTTACGCGGCGTCCTCGAGGGCGGCTACGACCTCGGCGACGAGGTCGCGGACGCCAACGAGCGCCGCCAGGAGGCCGCCCAAGCCGGCACCCAGGGGATCCGTGACGTGCGGATCTTCGGGCTCGCCAACGAGCTGCGCGGGAACTTCCTCTCGGCCGTCGACCAGTACACGACCGCCCGAATCAAGCTCCGGCGCAACGAGGCGGCGATCAACAACTTCTACAATCTCGGCGTCGCCGTCTCGGTGTTCGTCCTCATCTATCTCGCGCTCACCTTCGCCGATCTGTCGATCGGCGCGCTCGGCGTGTTCCTCTTTGCAATGATGCAACTCGGCCCCAAGGTCAGCGCGCTCAACGAGTACTACTACAAGGTCGAGAACGATCTCCCCCACCTCGTTCGAACCCAGCAGTTCATCGACGACCTCGAGGGCCGCGAGGAAGTCAACGAGCCGACGCGGGCGGTCCCCGACGCGGTCGATCACGTCGAGTTCGACGACGTCGAGTTCTCCTACGACGGCGACGAGCGCGTCCTCGACGGGATCAGCTTCGAGGTCGAGAACGGCGAGTTCGTCGCCTTTGTCGGTCAGTCCGGCGCCGGAAAGTCGACGATCGTCTCGCTGCTGGCCCGCCTCTACGAGATCGATCGCGGCGAGATTCGTGCCAACGGCGTCCCGATCGCCGAGATGGACGTCGACGAGTGGCGCGACCGGATCTCGATCGTCCGGCAGGATCCGTTCATCTTCAACGACACACTGCGGTACAACCTCACGATCGGCAACCGGGACGTTTCCCGGGCCGAGATCGACCGCGCGTGTTCGATCGCGAAGGTCGACGAGTTCATCGACGAGCTTCCGAACGGGTACGACACCGTCCTCGGAGACGACGGGACCCGGCTGTCGGGCGGCCAGAAACAGCGCGTCTCGCTCGCCCGGGCGTTACTCGAGGACACCGAGCTGTTGATCCTGGACGAGGCGACCAGCGATCTGGACTCGAGTCTCGAACAGGAGGTCCAGGCGGCGATCGAGGGGATGGACCGAGATTACGCGATGATCGCGATCGCCCACCGGCTCTCGACCGTCGAGAACGCCGATCGGATCTACACGCTCTCGGACGGTGAGGTCGTCGAGGCGGGCCGACACGGTGAGTTGATTGACCGGGACGGACAGTACGCGGAGCTGTACTCGATCCAGTCCCAGCGGTAA
- a CDS encoding phosphatase PAP2 family protein → MSRSLGVMETIRTAVPEWSLDAFAATTLLGDLVVVVPALALWYLLDVGATLRRANPDADSLCSDRTAVLVATVFGGLALVVALESVFALPRPPAEYHAISASEFGFPSGHTMAATVFWGAVAAWLSVGRRSVRYGLAGAIVAVVALSRLALGVHYLVDVVASVAFGVTYLVAVSRLTRGDPKRVFLAALVIALAALVLAGANDRAVLAAAGTAGASAGWWVLERQPVRRRVLETYARLV, encoded by the coding sequence ATGAGCCGCAGCCTCGGCGTGATGGAGACGATTCGGACGGCCGTTCCCGAGTGGTCGCTGGACGCCTTCGCCGCGACCACGCTGCTGGGCGACCTCGTGGTCGTCGTCCCCGCGCTGGCGCTGTGGTATCTCCTCGACGTCGGCGCGACGCTTCGCCGGGCGAATCCCGACGCCGACTCGCTGTGTTCGGACCGAACTGCCGTCCTCGTCGCGACCGTCTTCGGCGGACTCGCGCTCGTCGTCGCGCTGGAGTCGGTGTTCGCGCTTCCGCGCCCGCCCGCCGAGTACCACGCGATCTCGGCCAGCGAGTTCGGCTTCCCGAGCGGACACACGATGGCAGCCACGGTCTTCTGGGGAGCGGTCGCGGCGTGGCTCTCCGTCGGCCGACGGTCGGTCCGGTACGGTCTCGCCGGCGCGATCGTCGCCGTCGTCGCCCTCTCCCGACTCGCGCTCGGGGTCCACTATCTCGTCGACGTCGTCGCCTCGGTGGCCTTCGGCGTCACGTACCTCGTCGCCGTTAGCCGGCTGACGCGTGGCGATCCGAAACGGGTGTTTCTCGCCGCGCTGGTGATCGCACTCGCGGCGCTCGTTCTCGCGGGCGCGAACGATCGGGCCGTCCTCGCGGCCGCCGGAACCGCCGGCGCGTCGGCGGGGTGGTGGGTCCTCGAGCGCCAGCCGGTTCGTCGGCGCGTCCTCGAGACGTACGCTCGGCTCGTGTGA